In the Arthrobacter sp. CDRTa11 genome, TCAACCAGGACATGATCATGGGATCCTGCGAGTTCCAGAATCCTGTCCGCGTGCGTTGCCAGCGGGGGAAGGGGCATCCGGTCGACGGCGGCAGCGGCGATTGGTGCCAGCGGCTCACCCAGCACTACTCCCGTTTCGGCTGTCACGGCGCCGGCCAGGCGGAGGATTTCGGCTGTGTCGGAGTCACCCGCTGACGCTCCGGACTGGCATGGCTTGTAGACGGCAACACTGCGTCCCAGTCCGCCGAGGACGGCTGCGAGGGCCGCCGTCGTTATTGTCTTGCCGACGCCGGTGTCCGTTCCGGTGATCAGGATGATGGGGGGCAGGTTCATGGGTGATCCTCCAAAAGGGTGCGCAACACCGCGCAACTGTGTTCGATGTCCTCAGGCGTAAGGGTGGCCCTGGCCGTGAGCCGAAGCCGTGAAATTCCGTCAGGGACGGATGGCGGGCGGAAACAGCCGATGTGCACGCCGGCGGCCCGTGCAGCGTCGGCAACCTTCAGGGCCGCCTCCGAGGAGGGCATGGCGATGGATTGAACAGCGCCCGCCGAAGGCGCCATGGTGGTGCCCATGTTCTCCAGCGCGTCGGCCAGGCCGGAGCCCAGGGCTGCGGCAATGCTCCGGACGGATGCGGCGCGCCACGGTTCATCCCGGATGACGTGGACCGCAGCCAGGGCCGCCGCCGCCGATGCCGGGGCCAGTCCTGTGTCGAACATAAAGCTGCGCGCACGGTTGACCAGGTGTTCGCGCAACAGCTCCGGGCCCAGGACCACACCGCCCTGGCTGCCCAGTGCCTTGGACAAGGTGGCAGTGACAATCACGCTGGGATGCCCGGCAAGAGAGGTTCCTGCCACCGCACCGTGGCCCTGAAAGTCGCCGGAACCGGCCACTCCCAAACTATGCGCCTCGTCAATCAGCAGCGTGGCGTCGTATTCCTGCGCGAAAGAGAGAAGGTCCTGGAGCGGCGCCTCATCGCCCAGCACACTGTAGACGGATTCGACGGCGATGAGCGCACGCGGTTCGGTCCGTTCCGCGAGCAGCCGGCCCGCTTCGCCCGCATGGTTGTGTTCAAAGAATTCGGTCCGCGAGCGGCTGAGCCGGAATCCATCGATCATCGAAGCGTGGCAGTGCTCATCAGCCACGATCAGGGTTCCCGGCCCGCCCAGCGCGGTGATTACACCCAGATTGGCCAGGTAGCCGGAGGAGAACACGAGCCCTGCGGCCATCCCGGTGAACTGGGCCAGCTCTTGCTCCACTTCGAGGTGGAGCCGGGTTGTCCCCGCCACCAGCCGCGAGGACGTGGCACCGGTACCCCACCGGGACGCGGCTTCGGCGGCTGCCTTCGTTAACCGGGAGTCCATGGAAAGCCCCAGATAGTCGTTGCTGGCGAGGTCGATGCACCGGTCGTCGGCAGACCGGGGAACGGGCCGGCGGACCAGCCCGCGCCGGTCCCGGACCGCGGCTTGCCGCTCCAGCCACTGCGTCATGGAGGTACTCATGCCCGGCCTCCAGCCGGCACAGGGACGCGCTCATGGACTTCTGCAACGGCGGCCCTCATGCCCGCGGTGATCTGTTCGATGTCCGCCGCGGTGCTGATGTACGGGGGCATGGTGTAGACGAGGTTCCGGAACGGACGCACCCAGACACCGTGCCGGATGGCGGCCGCGGTGACGGAGGGGACGTCGACGGCGTCGTGCAGTTCAATGACGCCGACGGCGCCGATGGTCCGGACCCCGGCTACGGCGTCGAGGTCCCGCGCGGAAGCGAGCCCTGCCTCAAGGCCGGCGCCGATCCGGGCCACATCCTCCCGCCAGTCTCCGGAGGCGAGAATGCCCAGGCTCGCGTTGGCCACCGCGCAGGCCAGCGGGTTGCCCATGAACGTGGGCCCGTGCAGCAGGGCGCCGGCTTTGCCGTTGGATACCGTGCTGGCCACGTCGGCGGTGCAGATCATGGCAGCGAGGGTCAGGTAACCGCCGGTCAGCGCCTTTCCCACGCACATGATGTCCGGAACCACGCCGGCATGATCGGCAGCGAAAAGCTCCCCGGTCCGGCCGAAGCCGGTGGCGATTTCATCGAAAATGAGCAGCAGGCCGTAGCTGTCCGCGATGAGCCGCAGTTCACGCAGGCATTCGGGCGGGTACGCGAACATGCCGCCCGCACCCTGGAGGACCGGTTCGACGATGATGGCCGCAAGCCCCTCGAAGCCGGAGGCCACGATGTCCCGGACCGCCGACGCCCACTGCTTGATGTTGCCAGCAGTGGCGTCTGCGGTGGCGCCTGCGGCAGCGCCACCGGTGGTGTCTGCGGTGGCGCCTGCGGCAGCGCCACCGGTGGTGTCTGCGGTGGCGCAGGCAGCCGCCGGCGGACGGGGCGCAAATACGTTGCCCGCCAGCAAACCCGGGAAGGCAGAGTGCATTCCGTCCACGGGATCGCAGACGCCCATCGCCGCGAAAGTGTCCCCGTGGTACCCGCCCCGGATGCTCAGGAAGCGCTGCCGTTGCGGAAATCCGCGTGCTGTCTGAAACTGCACCGCCAGTTTCAGTGCAACCTCCACTGAGACGGAGCCCGAGTCGGCGAGGAACACCCGCTCCAGGGGTGATCGTCCGCCGGCAGCCGGCGCCATCTCCACCAGCCGCTCGGCGAGCTCCACTGCCGGGGCATGGGTGAGGCCTCCGAACATCACGTGGCTGAAACTGTCCAGCTGCTCCCTGGCAGCGGCGTCCAGCACCGGGTGGCGGTAGCCATGGATCGCGGACCACCACGACGACATCGCATCCACCACCTCATGCCGGCTGCCGTCCTCGCCCCTGAGCCGCAGCCGCACGCCGTCGGCTGCCTCAACCTCCCAGAGCGGAAGGTCGGGAGAAGCCGGGGCATACGGATGCCATAACCGTGCGCGGTCCCGCTGGATCAGGCCTCTCTGAGCCTCCTTGCTCATGGCGCAATAACCCCATGGCGCGAGCAATCGGCCGACCAGCCCAGTGGAGTCACCTGTACTTTCATCCGGCGCCGGCACGTTACGCAGTAGCGCGGCGGTTCCATCGCGAGGCGCTCGCCGCAGCGGTGGTGGACGTCCGACGCCGGGCCGTCGCCGCCGTCGGACGGCTGGCCGCAGTGCCCGCAAAACCCGCCGGCTGGGCCCACACCGGCGAGGGACCCGGCCTGATCTTGCGAAGGCGGGGAGCCGTCGGGGACCTGCGGGGTGAGGGAGCGGTTGGGCATCATAGCGACTTCTGGAGTTCCTTGATGGGCATGTTGAGCTCGACCAGCAGGTTAAGGTCAGCTGTGGCTGGGCGGCCCAGCGTGGTGAGGTAGTTGCCCACGATGACGGCGTTGATCCCGCCCATCAGCCCCTCACGCGTTCCCAGATCGCCAAGTGTCAGTTCGCGTCCGCCGGCATAGCGGAGGACGGTGCGGGGCATGGCCAGCCGGAATGCGGCGATTGCCCGGAGGGCGTCCTTTCCATCCATGATCTGCTGGTTCTCCAGCGGCGTTCCCGGCCGGGGGTTGAGGAAGTTCAGCGGGACCTCGTGCGGTTCCAGGGCCGCGAGCTGGGCGGCCAGTTCGGCCCGCTGCTCCAAGGATTCGCCCATGCCGATGAGGGCCCCGCAGCACAGTTCCATTCCGGCGTCCTTGACCATGTTGCAGGTCTCGAGGCGCTCTTCGTAGCTGTGCGTGGTCACTACCTCGCTGAAGTAGCTGCGCGCCGTTTCCAGGTTGTGGTTGTAGCGGTGCACGCCCCACTCAGCCAGTTGGTCCACCTGGCGCTGGGTCAGCATGCCAAGGGAGCAGGCGATGTTGATCTCAACTGCTTCGTTGATGCGATCGATCGCGAACTTGATCTGGTTCATGAGCTTGATGTCCGGACCGCGGACGGCTGCCACGATGCAGAATTCGGTGGCTCCGGTGGCTGCCGTTTCTTTGGCGGCCTTGACGAGTTCGGGAATGTCGAGCCAGACGCCCCGGACGGGGGAGTCGAACAGGCCGGACTGGCTGCAGAAGTGGCAGTCCTCGGGGCATCCTCCCGTTTTGATGGAAATGATGCCTTCCACCTCGACGTCCTCGCCGCAGTGCTTGAGCCGCACCTCGTGTGCCAGCTGAAGGGCCGCCGGAAGTGCCTCGTCCGGGAGCCGGAGAATCTCCACCAGCTGGCTTTCGGTCAGCCCCACGCCGTCTTCCAGGACCTGTTTCCTTGCAATCCCCAGGATGGACGGCTCGGGTATCGCTGGCTCGAGGCTCGGCTCGAGGCTGGGCTGAAGGTTGGATGCCTCAAGTGTGGGGCCGGGGGTCATGGGAGGATCTGCCTGAATCGTCATTGATAGTCCTTTGCGCTGGCGGGAAAATGCCTCACAGCTGACGCTAGTTTTTCGCTGACCGATGGATTTTGGAGGGTACCTACAAGGAGGACGGCCAGAAGTTGGGCGGCCGGTCCTGTTCGAAACGCCGGCGGTCCAACCCCGCAGGACCTATCTGTGTCAGGATCAGTTATGCCTGACCGCCTGATGCTGCTGGACACTGCCTCGCTGTACTTCCGCGCCTTCTACGGCGTACCGGACACCATCCGCCGTTCCGACGGCACGCCGGTGAACGCCGTCCGCGGGCTGCTGGACATGATCGCCCGGCTCACCACCGACTACGGGCCAACGCATCTCATTGCTTGCTGGGACGACGATTGGCGTCCGCAGTGGCGCGTGGACCTTCTCCCCAGCTATAAGTCGCATCGGGTGGCAGAGGTGATAGTTGGCGCCTCCGACGTGGAGGTGGTGCCGGACGCTCTGGAGGCGCAGCTTCCGATGATCCGGCGGGTGCTTGACCTGGCCGGGATCGCCGTGGTGGGGGCTGCCG is a window encoding:
- the bioA gene encoding adenosylmethionine--8-amino-7-oxononanoate transaminase, whose translation is MSKEAQRGLIQRDRARLWHPYAPASPDLPLWEVEAADGVRLRLRGEDGSRHEVVDAMSSWWSAIHGYRHPVLDAAAREQLDSFSHVMFGGLTHAPAVELAERLVEMAPAAGGRSPLERVFLADSGSVSVEVALKLAVQFQTARGFPQRQRFLSIRGGYHGDTFAAMGVCDPVDGMHSAFPGLLAGNVFAPRPPAAACATADTTGGAAAGATADTTGGAAAGATADATAGNIKQWASAVRDIVASGFEGLAAIIVEPVLQGAGGMFAYPPECLRELRLIADSYGLLLIFDEIATGFGRTGELFAADHAGVVPDIMCVGKALTGGYLTLAAMICTADVASTVSNGKAGALLHGPTFMGNPLACAVANASLGILASGDWREDVARIGAGLEAGLASARDLDAVAGVRTIGAVGVIELHDAVDVPSVTAAAIRHGVWVRPFRNLVYTMPPYISTAADIEQITAGMRAAVAEVHERVPVPAGGRA
- a CDS encoding 8-amino-7-oxononanoate synthase, whose product is MTQWLERQAAVRDRRGLVRRPVPRSADDRCIDLASNDYLGLSMDSRLTKAAAEAASRWGTGATSSRLVAGTTRLHLEVEQELAQFTGMAAGLVFSSGYLANLGVITALGGPGTLIVADEHCHASMIDGFRLSRSRTEFFEHNHAGEAGRLLAERTEPRALIAVESVYSVLGDEAPLQDLLSFAQEYDATLLIDEAHSLGVAGSGDFQGHGAVAGTSLAGHPSVIVTATLSKALGSQGGVVLGPELLREHLVNRARSFMFDTGLAPASAAAALAAVHVIRDEPWRAASVRSIAAALGSGLADALENMGTTMAPSAGAVQSIAMPSSEAALKVADAARAAGVHIGCFRPPSVPDGISRLRLTARATLTPEDIEHSCAVLRTLLEDHP
- the bioB gene encoding biotin synthase BioB; amino-acid sequence: MTIQADPPMTPGPTLEASNLQPSLEPSLEPAIPEPSILGIARKQVLEDGVGLTESQLVEILRLPDEALPAALQLAHEVRLKHCGEDVEVEGIISIKTGGCPEDCHFCSQSGLFDSPVRGVWLDIPELVKAAKETAATGATEFCIVAAVRGPDIKLMNQIKFAIDRINEAVEINIACSLGMLTQRQVDQLAEWGVHRYNHNLETARSYFSEVVTTHSYEERLETCNMVKDAGMELCCGALIGMGESLEQRAELAAQLAALEPHEVPLNFLNPRPGTPLENQQIMDGKDALRAIAAFRLAMPRTVLRYAGGRELTLGDLGTREGLMGGINAVIVGNYLTTLGRPATADLNLLVELNMPIKELQKSL